One window from the genome of Rufibacter tibetensis encodes:
- a CDS encoding ADP-ribosylglycohydrolase family protein has product MISILERFKGSLLGLAAGDALGTTLEFTQPGDFEPLTDMVGGGPFHLEPGQWTDDTSMALCLADSLLHCNGFDAKDQMERYVRWYREGYRSSTGTCFDIGNATYQALSCFEQTQNPYSGSTNANTAGNGSIMRLALVPLFYHQTPELALRYAADSSRTTHGAKAAVDACVYLAGLMVGALQGRSKEELLLPLYTPVLGFWKEYDLSPEIEEIAKGSFKHRNPPLIQGSGYVVKSLEAALWAFYNSSTFEDGCLLAVNLGDDSDTTGAVYGQLAGAYYGSTGIPEHWRDLLNENIEISRLAMLLLEKEPKSM; this is encoded by the coding sequence ATGATTTCAATATTAGAAAGATTTAAAGGAAGCCTGTTGGGGCTTGCGGCAGGCGATGCGCTGGGTACCACCCTTGAGTTCACGCAACCTGGCGATTTTGAACCGCTAACAGATATGGTCGGAGGTGGCCCTTTTCACCTGGAGCCTGGGCAATGGACAGATGATACTTCTATGGCCTTGTGTCTTGCCGACAGTCTCCTCCACTGCAATGGGTTTGACGCCAAAGACCAGATGGAACGGTATGTGCGCTGGTACCGAGAAGGATACAGGAGCAGCACCGGCACCTGTTTTGATATCGGCAATGCCACCTACCAGGCTCTAAGTTGCTTTGAACAGACGCAGAATCCATACAGCGGTTCTACCAACGCCAATACAGCTGGTAATGGTTCTATCATGCGCCTGGCACTCGTGCCTCTTTTCTACCATCAAACTCCTGAACTTGCGCTGCGATATGCCGCTGACAGTTCCAGAACCACCCATGGGGCTAAAGCAGCGGTAGATGCTTGTGTGTACCTTGCAGGCTTGATGGTGGGGGCACTGCAGGGGAGAAGTAAAGAGGAACTGCTCCTGCCTCTCTATACACCTGTTCTTGGATTTTGGAAGGAATATGACCTTTCCCCAGAGATAGAGGAGATAGCTAAAGGCTCCTTCAAGCACCGCAACCCTCCTTTAATTCAGGGAAGTGGGTATGTCGTGAAATCTTTGGAAGCTGCCTTGTGGGCCTTTTACAATAGCAGCACCTTTGAGGACGGCTGCCTTTTGGCGGTGAACCTGGGCGATGATTCCGATACGACGGGTGCTGTTTACGGACAATTGGCAGGGGCTTATTATGGTTCTACTGGTATTCCTGAGCATTGGCGAGATTTGCTCAATGAAAACATAGAGATCAGCAGGTTAGCTATGCTATTATTAGAGAAGGAACCAAAAAGTATGTAA
- a CDS encoding AAA domain-containing protein → MSILSTDSAHYYFGKLTSIHNVSEQPAKGKLIELRGVLDSLFKELTSKEQQFFQNTFSRSNFIFDKYDVAPDLREEVHGLRIRANDMVHNAGSNASEDDVLAGMRALALAVSHFGNTPEPTELTTVYGGRPNLTFRRTKKRNHTHVQELQLTILKVEHDPSTPYRTTLFGDAENEENILVNLYDSKDEKDLMRNWFATVGKQLWKYLHVAFYNIQLNEGTENVYSTTPQTIMVVEPDYLIEASKLAECFDRNGLNPNIYLLGKFKQSEGNDRMMLGNVVNSILDKLALSPGAKQMDVRHDPMNEQAFGLLCVTQQMGVHKPELLDKMHHDAAPQVAVIQGVLEQYKKHILLIEPTYFSTKYGLHGRLDMMAQDPEDSSRKNIVELKSGKAPGIHYNGGLWGNNKAQVQCYNMLLESTFPGRSGDSAILYSNSSNEGMPLRNHSESVQLKQELMTVRNYVVLYDFMLAKNPEKVLPKLNPATFGPLPDFDREALANLRQGLENAASNNSLYELKYFREFIGFIAREQRTAKIGSDEVEGVAGFAALWRAARNDKRNNFSILDYLEFSQLTESSEVHLSRGMLSDKMSNLREGDITILYPLIEDDEQAAIKTQILKCNIKKITDREVIVALRSKTMDTGYFKKYPYWALERDLMEKGFDDMTKSMASFLQAPKVKKDLLFGKTTPAFSPVSYAITGDLSEEQRTLVGQALSARDYFLLQGPPGTGKTSRMLRNMVHNLYSNTEENIMVMSFTNSAVEEICRHLSAAGLPHLRLSRSGSAPNCFHQLAMHKTVGELHELVQQTRIFVCTQASFGGFNQLTKFKKFNTVIVDEASQLLEPHLVGILPLFERFILIGDEKQLPAVVTQADKYTKVQSPELAEIQLTSLKNSLFSRLLVICQKNGWNDAYGMLTKQGRMHNDICDFVSQEYYQGKLQPIREDQFAHHTTFSPQSENRYERAMAKARIIFVPAPREAVAKVSAVEAKLVGGFIKAVHKVYGPDFCPDCVGVVTPYRSQIATIKRGGHVEGKIMEQVEIDTVERFQGSERDVIIISLAVNHGKQMQFLESLTDDGLVDRKLNVALTRAKKQVVIVGCESVLRASPSYSKLLDYIIDHNGYVNIESV, encoded by the coding sequence ATGAGTATACTTTCTACAGATTCAGCCCATTATTATTTTGGGAAGTTAACCTCCATACATAATGTTTCTGAGCAACCGGCTAAAGGAAAACTGATAGAGCTACGGGGGGTACTTGACTCTTTGTTTAAGGAGCTTACCAGTAAGGAGCAGCAATTCTTCCAGAACACGTTTAGTCGGTCAAATTTCATTTTTGACAAATATGATGTGGCTCCTGATTTGCGGGAAGAAGTGCATGGGTTACGCATCAGAGCCAATGATATGGTGCATAATGCCGGGTCAAATGCGTCAGAAGATGATGTACTGGCTGGAATGCGTGCCCTGGCATTAGCGGTGAGTCACTTCGGGAATACACCTGAGCCGACAGAATTAACCACTGTCTATGGGGGTAGGCCTAACCTTACCTTTAGACGAACAAAAAAACGGAACCATACCCACGTTCAGGAGCTTCAACTCACGATCCTTAAAGTTGAGCATGACCCTTCCACCCCTTATCGTACCACCTTGTTTGGGGATGCGGAAAACGAGGAGAATATACTTGTCAACCTGTATGACTCCAAAGATGAAAAAGACCTGATGCGCAACTGGTTTGCCACCGTGGGGAAACAGCTCTGGAAGTACTTACACGTAGCATTCTACAATATTCAACTGAATGAAGGGACTGAGAATGTATATAGTACCACTCCGCAGACCATCATGGTGGTGGAGCCAGATTACCTGATTGAGGCTTCTAAACTGGCTGAATGCTTTGACCGGAATGGACTCAACCCAAACATTTACTTATTGGGAAAGTTCAAGCAATCTGAGGGAAATGATAGGATGATGCTGGGGAACGTAGTCAACAGCATACTAGACAAATTGGCTTTATCACCGGGAGCGAAGCAGATGGATGTGCGGCATGACCCCATGAATGAGCAAGCTTTCGGGTTATTATGTGTGACCCAACAGATGGGTGTTCATAAACCTGAGTTGCTAGACAAAATGCATCATGACGCTGCTCCCCAAGTAGCCGTAATCCAGGGTGTGTTGGAGCAATACAAAAAACATATCCTACTGATAGAACCCACTTATTTCTCTACCAAATATGGTCTGCACGGTCGTCTGGATATGATGGCGCAGGACCCGGAGGACTCCAGCCGTAAAAATATTGTCGAATTGAAAAGCGGCAAGGCGCCAGGTATCCATTACAACGGAGGCCTTTGGGGCAACAACAAAGCGCAGGTGCAGTGTTATAATATGCTGCTGGAATCAACCTTTCCGGGCCGTTCCGGGGATAGTGCCATTCTATATTCTAACAGCAGCAATGAAGGCATGCCTCTACGCAATCATTCTGAGTCGGTGCAGTTGAAGCAGGAGCTCATGACGGTGCGTAATTACGTGGTGCTTTATGATTTTATGTTGGCAAAAAATCCCGAGAAAGTGTTGCCTAAGTTGAATCCTGCCACTTTTGGGCCGTTACCTGACTTTGATAGAGAAGCATTGGCTAACCTTAGGCAGGGACTCGAAAATGCCGCTTCAAATAACTCACTTTATGAATTAAAGTATTTCAGGGAATTCATTGGCTTTATTGCGCGGGAGCAGAGAACTGCTAAAATAGGGAGTGACGAGGTGGAGGGAGTAGCAGGTTTTGCCGCGCTTTGGCGCGCCGCCCGCAATGACAAGCGCAATAACTTCTCCATCTTGGATTACCTGGAGTTTTCCCAATTAACGGAAAGCAGCGAGGTACATTTGAGCAGGGGGATGCTCTCTGATAAAATGAGCAACCTGCGCGAAGGCGACATCACTATCTTATATCCCTTGATTGAGGACGATGAGCAGGCGGCCATCAAAACCCAAATCCTAAAATGTAACATCAAGAAAATAACGGATCGGGAAGTAATAGTAGCGTTGCGTTCTAAAACCATGGATACAGGATATTTTAAAAAATATCCTTATTGGGCTTTAGAGCGTGATTTGATGGAGAAGGGATTTGATGACATGACCAAATCCATGGCTTCTTTTCTGCAGGCACCAAAGGTGAAGAAAGACCTTTTGTTCGGTAAAACAACACCCGCTTTTTCTCCTGTCTCTTATGCCATTACCGGTGACCTTTCTGAGGAGCAGCGAACGTTGGTGGGACAAGCCTTAAGTGCCAGAGATTACTTTTTATTGCAAGGTCCGCCCGGTACCGGTAAGACCTCCAGGATGTTGCGGAATATGGTGCATAACCTGTACAGCAATACAGAGGAAAATATCATGGTGATGTCTTTTACCAACAGTGCCGTGGAAGAGATTTGCCGACACCTCTCGGCGGCAGGTTTGCCACATCTGCGCTTGTCTCGCAGCGGGTCAGCGCCTAATTGCTTCCACCAGTTGGCTATGCACAAAACGGTAGGTGAATTGCATGAGTTGGTGCAGCAAACTAGGATCTTTGTCTGTACCCAGGCATCCTTTGGAGGATTTAACCAGCTTACTAAGTTTAAGAAATTTAACACTGTGATAGTAGATGAGGCGTCGCAGTTGCTGGAGCCTCACTTAGTAGGAATTCTGCCTTTGTTTGAGCGCTTTATTTTAATTGGTGATGAAAAGCAATTACCAGCGGTAGTTACCCAGGCAGACAAATACACAAAAGTGCAGTCTCCTGAACTGGCAGAAATACAGCTTACCTCCCTCAAGAACTCCTTGTTCTCCCGTTTACTGGTCATTTGCCAGAAAAATGGCTGGAATGATGCCTATGGCATGCTGACCAAGCAAGGCCGCATGCACAATGATATCTGTGATTTCGTGAGCCAGGAGTATTACCAAGGGAAATTGCAACCTATCCGGGAAGATCAATTTGCCCACCATACTACCTTTAGCCCTCAATCAGAAAACAGATATGAGCGGGCAATGGCCAAGGCCAGGATCATCTTTGTTCCGGCTCCCCGTGAAGCAGTGGCCAAGGTAAGTGCTGTGGAAGCCAAACTAGTTGGTGGCTTCATCAAAGCTGTACACAAAGTATATGGCCCTGATTTCTGCCCGGATTGCGTTGGGGTGGTTACCCCTTACAGGTCCCAGATCGCCACCATAAAAAGAGGTGGTCATGTGGAGGGTAAAATCATGGAGCAGGTAGAAATAGATACGGTAGAGCGTTTCCAGGGAAGTGAGCGGGATGTGATCATTATTTCATTGGCGGTAAACCACGGCAAGCAGATGCAGTTCCTAGAGTCTCTCACCGATGATGGTTTGGTAGACCGGAAATTGAATGTCGCTTTAACCCGTGCTAAAAAACAGGTAGTGATAGTAGGCTGTGAAAGTGTACTCAGAGCTAGTCCCAGCTATAGCAAATTGCTTGATTACATCATAGATCACAATGGCTATGTCAATATAGAGTCTGTATAA
- a CDS encoding helicase-related protein, whose amino-acid sequence MNNMLPVIKTFEDNRNSLTEFVRSQLLGEGALPNLVWLGGNTTNDQEVLNQKPTSLYSTGILFPKNISNNTVEDDDQISIHSEDEVEIGLEAENENVATVSDNTEEDQERVMSSNQMFLSNMGMTFCLSNETEDIPLDITFRTYKRLSKKEREGNVAAKLFDFKDNSFYAKFLEDDLLSIYLELVPREDTTFLLLKREPKDEEIRQLQQNLGQIKKDYELTQLAKLTEELDQIQYSESPDKELIREKKAQILNKQLVLNFYRTAEMLLLNGTEYWLSERHHVIQYINIVEFTKEPSLKKKLISPPLEIYANGDKGLKLHVQLKRDRKYSDVIFVKLLLENTSAPFESESPFTPYNNTIISRSIFGTCLKVESNDIRPFKGFKEYSKNSKGLFGEDETTKFLYRNVHSYGIGHSVSVTWNDKGSFVKTEYLPSVDIPGISPVPVIKGKSGNKIDFSEEAFLQFKWLSTLNTGVNDDGIIGGLKNFLNFYLEWINSTKIKIGQEDLGEGERQLAEQELKKCRADYKRMMRNVSLLRDKNAMLAFRLANTAMFMQLWHTRKVDKKSYSPGEENNPVTSSNSFTHDFYEKQKDDLFKKGQSATWRPFQLAFILLNLDGFLKPDLNSTEEIFSVSSVQGEEWYERNKLVDLVWFPTGGGKTEAYLGIIAFCIWLRKLTNGKEGAGTNVIMRYTLRLLTLQQFQRATRLIAALEIMRSWKELKLQNNDPISIGLWVGNNFLPGALRGDNNSGLADIVERAGENIADRNKIPITACPCCGTSFYDSEQKAYAGITDDNDVDFFCLNQECFYNEEPLPILLCDEQIYSTPPTLLFGTVDKFVQMAYKTGGAVGNDSRRLFGLNNLPPDLIIQDELHLLVGPLGSATALFETVVDSVSTSQRNGLTVRPKIISSTATTRNTAGQIRALYDRDLQIFPKPGVYHDDSFYAVYDRDDTGKLISTRRYIGINPTGKTQIKTQIQLLATLFVHRILSENASAPEKVMDYFFSTVSYFGSLREVGKTASQVETFIRMNYSILRNQLLTSSEIHRTYLKIVTRELTGRLTNDEVKENQALIETPYKLSNRKDTYRPTPDLVLATNMISVGLDISRLNTMIINSMPKNIAEYIQASSRVARDEAGVVFVLHHPFRVRDVSHYEHFMEFHQKLYSYVEPISITPFTNKAVNRYLSTALAAMVRQKENGFAENTSANTITQVEIDRIANDYKTYFEQRYLSVKQNGEYDWLFEEQHLVSIKEWIDNWAADWQNSKEIANDSGKQLSFNRNRHAAYHPLYKDPAAEENSSSFWRVTNSLREIEASTAFIINQE is encoded by the coding sequence ATGAATAACATGCTACCAGTTATAAAAACATTTGAAGACAATCGTAATTCCTTAACTGAATTTGTTAGAAGCCAGCTATTAGGAGAGGGAGCCTTACCAAACTTGGTATGGTTAGGAGGCAATACCACAAATGATCAGGAAGTGCTTAATCAAAAGCCTACATCTCTGTATTCAACAGGAATACTTTTTCCTAAAAATATTTCTAATAACACCGTAGAGGATGATGATCAAATAAGTATTCATTCTGAAGATGAGGTTGAGATTGGGCTCGAAGCAGAAAATGAAAATGTAGCTACCGTTTCTGATAATACAGAAGAAGACCAAGAAAGGGTGATGAGCTCTAACCAAATGTTCCTTAGCAATATGGGAATGACCTTCTGCTTATCTAATGAAACCGAAGATATACCTCTAGATATAACATTTAGAACCTATAAAAGACTAAGTAAGAAGGAGCGAGAAGGAAATGTTGCAGCTAAGTTGTTCGATTTTAAAGATAATTCATTTTATGCAAAATTCTTAGAAGACGATTTATTGAGTATATATTTAGAATTAGTTCCACGCGAAGATACTACTTTTTTGTTATTAAAAAGGGAGCCAAAGGATGAAGAGATCCGTCAGTTGCAGCAAAACTTGGGACAAATTAAAAAGGATTATGAATTAACTCAACTTGCTAAACTAACTGAAGAGCTCGATCAAATTCAATATTCTGAAAGTCCTGATAAAGAGTTAATAAGAGAAAAAAAAGCTCAAATTTTAAATAAACAACTAGTTCTTAATTTTTATAGAACTGCGGAAATGCTTCTTTTGAATGGTACAGAATACTGGCTTTCTGAGCGCCATCATGTAATTCAATATATAAATATAGTTGAGTTCACTAAAGAACCTTCGTTAAAAAAGAAACTTATTTCCCCGCCCTTAGAAATTTATGCAAATGGAGACAAGGGGCTTAAATTGCATGTTCAGCTTAAGCGAGACAGAAAGTATAGTGATGTAATTTTTGTCAAGCTTCTTCTCGAAAACACTTCAGCTCCATTTGAAAGCGAGTCTCCATTCACACCTTACAACAACACTATTATATCTAGATCAATTTTTGGTACATGTCTTAAAGTTGAATCTAATGATATTAGACCTTTTAAAGGTTTTAAAGAATACAGCAAAAATTCCAAGGGGCTATTTGGTGAAGATGAGACTACAAAATTTCTTTACCGAAATGTACACAGCTATGGAATAGGGCATAGTGTATCAGTTACCTGGAATGATAAAGGCAGTTTTGTTAAAACAGAATATCTTCCAAGTGTTGATATTCCTGGCATTTCTCCTGTTCCAGTAATCAAAGGAAAATCAGGTAACAAGATAGATTTTAGTGAAGAGGCATTTTTACAATTCAAATGGTTATCAACTTTAAATACAGGTGTTAATGATGATGGCATTATAGGAGGACTAAAGAACTTTCTGAATTTCTACCTGGAATGGATTAATTCAACCAAAATTAAAATTGGACAAGAGGATTTAGGAGAGGGTGAACGCCAATTAGCTGAACAGGAACTTAAAAAATGCAGGGCTGATTATAAAAGAATGATGCGTAATGTATCATTACTTCGTGATAAAAACGCTATGCTCGCTTTCCGCCTAGCCAATACAGCTATGTTTATGCAGCTATGGCATACTAGAAAGGTTGATAAAAAATCTTATTCTCCTGGTGAAGAGAACAACCCAGTTACAAGTAGTAATAGTTTTACGCATGATTTTTATGAGAAGCAGAAAGATGACTTATTTAAGAAAGGGCAATCTGCTACTTGGCGCCCGTTTCAGTTAGCATTTATTCTATTAAATCTTGATGGGTTTTTAAAGCCTGACCTAAACTCAACTGAAGAAATTTTTAGTGTGAGTTCGGTGCAAGGTGAAGAATGGTACGAGCGGAATAAGCTTGTGGACCTTGTTTGGTTTCCAACTGGAGGTGGTAAGACAGAGGCCTATTTAGGCATCATTGCTTTTTGCATTTGGTTGAGGAAACTGACAAACGGGAAAGAGGGTGCTGGTACCAACGTTATTATGCGTTATACCTTACGGTTACTTACATTACAGCAGTTTCAGCGGGCAACTAGATTGATTGCTGCTCTAGAGATAATGAGAAGTTGGAAAGAACTGAAGCTTCAAAATAATGATCCTATTTCTATTGGCTTGTGGGTAGGTAATAACTTCTTACCTGGGGCTCTGCGAGGTGATAATAATTCTGGATTAGCAGATATTGTAGAGAGAGCAGGAGAAAATATAGCAGATCGGAATAAAATACCAATTACTGCTTGTCCTTGCTGCGGTACTTCTTTTTATGATAGTGAGCAAAAAGCATATGCTGGTATAACAGATGATAATGATGTTGACTTTTTCTGCTTAAATCAAGAGTGCTTTTATAATGAAGAGCCCTTGCCGATTTTATTATGTGATGAGCAAATTTATAGTACTCCACCAACACTATTGTTTGGTACCGTAGATAAGTTTGTACAGATGGCCTATAAAACAGGTGGAGCTGTTGGAAATGACTCAAGGCGCCTTTTTGGTCTTAATAATTTACCTCCTGATCTTATAATTCAGGATGAGCTACATTTACTTGTTGGTCCTTTAGGTTCTGCTACAGCTTTATTTGAAACAGTTGTTGATAGTGTTTCCACTAGTCAACGAAATGGTTTAACAGTACGGCCAAAAATAATTTCATCTACTGCCACTACTAGAAATACAGCAGGCCAAATAAGAGCGCTTTATGATCGTGATTTGCAGATATTTCCAAAACCAGGAGTGTATCATGATGATTCTTTTTATGCTGTTTACGACCGCGATGATACAGGTAAATTAATTTCAACAAGGCGATACATAGGTATCAACCCTACGGGTAAAACTCAAATTAAAACACAAATTCAGCTCCTAGCAACTCTTTTTGTTCATAGAATACTAAGTGAAAATGCGAGCGCTCCTGAGAAGGTAATGGATTACTTCTTCTCAACTGTATCTTATTTTGGTAGCTTAAGAGAAGTGGGTAAGACTGCCTCACAAGTAGAAACTTTCATTAGGATGAACTATTCGATTCTGCGTAATCAGCTTCTTACATCTAGTGAAATCCATAGAACGTATTTAAAGATTGTTACTCGCGAGTTGACAGGTAGATTAACAAATGATGAGGTAAAAGAAAATCAGGCATTAATCGAAACTCCTTACAAGTTATCTAATAGAAAAGATACTTATCGCCCAACTCCAGATTTGGTATTGGCTACAAATATGATTTCGGTTGGTCTTGACATCTCAAGACTCAATACAATGATTATTAATAGCATGCCTAAAAATATCGCTGAGTATATACAAGCAAGTAGCCGGGTTGCACGAGATGAAGCGGGTGTTGTATTTGTACTCCATCATCCTTTTAGAGTTAGAGATGTATCTCACTACGAACATTTTATGGAGTTCCATCAGAAACTCTATAGCTATGTAGAACCAATTTCTATCACTCCATTCACTAATAAAGCTGTTAATAGATACTTGTCTACGGCACTTGCGGCTATGGTAAGACAAAAAGAAAATGGATTTGCTGAGAATACATCTGCCAATACTATAACTCAAGTTGAAATTGATAGAATTGCAAACGATTATAAAACGTATTTTGAGCAACGTTATCTAAGCGTAAAGCAAAATGGGGAGTACGACTGGCTATTTGAAGAACAGCATCTTGTGTCTATTAAGGAATGGATTGATAACTGGGCAGCAGATTGGCAAAATTCTAAAGAAATAGCGAATGATAGTGGAAAGCAATTATCTTTTAATAGAAATAGGCATGCAGCATATCATCCTTTGTATAAAGATCCTGCAGCAGAAGAAAATAGCAGTAGCTTTTGGCGAGTAACAAACTCACTCAGAGAAATTGAAGCAAGTACAGCATTTATCATTAATCAGGAGTAA
- the drmB gene encoding DUF1998 domain-containing protein, translated as MFNRAQYNEAVGRTHLVQQYGPGAIKHTTWGVIMPQNIEQWRSIRFVRENINKLAGNSEEDRRKELQLGIRNAGLKLIKDNRFISFLKHEKGYSNLFCLLSVPAVQLNNSNYFQNYAERENLPATAVHFPKYFYDPDFKGKKTNLKSYAEWKQLYQNSFGRLVNDNNEALRLFVPPKTHRSSGEANTNAITEAQKRRKLIPVPLIFICDRGHITDIPWAKLLHVRSMSKGEQDGLMQDLHNAPNCCEGPDLVWEGSNLSDPGFEGINISCNNCKRRRAIGNLSDLSTRCNGHRPWEFPVTHENCDATMRYAITTANNLYYSQCVDSLYIPDALSENPIINKTVLDQLEQLHANSAQSKEEFIKGNSGLLSVLLKDAKVRKDTVNAFRNGVVSNNNPKDSAALKAEEFNAFFTNQQFINKEEPDLVFDAVQYSNENAIAGDFIILDKFDQVRRIDNLKLTKLQLSFTRVVPLDPDAIDLNEDGNQVRPIRIHKEQKQNVQVLPAVESFGEGIFVSLDTQKIAEWEKKVQDIDLWSDIEDKEQIISQIDNPYLQSKASNLSLRFLLVHTLAHILIKEFEFSCGYPAASLSERIYVKEGDGGMAGFLIYTTEGSQGSMGGLTSQAKPQKLFQLIERALVRASDCPSDPICWQAEGLVNEKLSGAACFSCADVSETSCEYQNLMLDRRILVDDLFGFFRSDSSEYLINSGSTHEQVLG; from the coding sequence ATGTTTAACAGAGCACAATATAACGAAGCAGTCGGTAGAACACATTTAGTTCAGCAGTATGGCCCTGGAGCTATAAAACACACTACATGGGGTGTTATTATGCCCCAAAATATTGAGCAGTGGAGATCAATCCGCTTTGTACGTGAGAATATCAATAAGCTTGCTGGAAATTCTGAGGAAGACCGAAGAAAAGAACTACAATTAGGCATTAGAAATGCGGGATTAAAACTAATTAAAGACAATCGTTTCATTTCATTTCTGAAACATGAGAAAGGTTATTCTAATTTATTTTGTCTTTTATCTGTTCCAGCAGTACAACTAAATAATTCGAATTACTTTCAGAATTATGCTGAGCGGGAAAACCTGCCAGCCACAGCGGTCCATTTTCCTAAATATTTTTACGACCCAGATTTTAAAGGGAAAAAAACTAACCTAAAAAGCTATGCAGAATGGAAACAACTTTATCAAAATTCATTTGGCAGGCTTGTAAACGACAATAATGAAGCCCTAAGACTGTTTGTACCACCAAAAACTCATAGAAGCTCTGGGGAAGCTAATACGAATGCCATAACCGAAGCACAAAAAAGACGAAAGCTTATTCCAGTTCCTTTGATTTTTATTTGTGATAGGGGTCATATTACTGATATTCCCTGGGCAAAGCTCCTGCATGTGAGATCGATGTCTAAAGGAGAACAAGATGGACTAATGCAAGATTTACATAATGCGCCAAATTGTTGTGAAGGGCCAGACCTGGTTTGGGAAGGTAGTAATCTTTCAGATCCTGGTTTTGAGGGTATAAATATTAGTTGTAACAACTGCAAAAGACGAAGAGCAATAGGCAATTTGTCTGATCTAAGTACAAGGTGTAATGGGCACAGACCATGGGAGTTTCCAGTGACACATGAAAACTGTGATGCGACAATGCGATATGCAATCACAACCGCTAATAATTTATATTACTCGCAGTGTGTCGATAGCCTCTACATTCCAGATGCTCTTAGTGAAAATCCTATTATTAATAAAACAGTATTAGATCAACTGGAGCAGTTACATGCAAATTCTGCACAATCGAAGGAAGAATTTATTAAAGGTAACTCAGGATTACTCTCAGTTTTACTGAAAGATGCAAAAGTTAGAAAGGATACGGTCAATGCTTTTAGAAACGGTGTGGTCTCAAATAATAATCCTAAAGATAGTGCCGCGTTAAAAGCAGAAGAATTTAATGCCTTCTTTACAAATCAACAATTTATCAATAAAGAAGAACCCGATTTAGTATTTGATGCTGTGCAGTATAGTAATGAAAATGCTATAGCGGGGGATTTCATAATTCTAGATAAATTTGATCAGGTGAGGCGAATTGATAATCTTAAACTTACAAAGCTGCAGTTATCATTTACACGTGTAGTTCCACTCGATCCAGATGCGATAGATTTAAATGAAGATGGTAATCAGGTTAGACCAATAAGGATTCATAAAGAACAGAAACAAAATGTACAAGTACTACCAGCTGTAGAAAGCTTTGGTGAAGGAATTTTTGTTTCTTTAGATACCCAAAAAATTGCCGAATGGGAAAAAAAAGTACAAGATATAGACCTTTGGAGTGACATTGAAGATAAAGAGCAAATTATATCCCAAATAGATAATCCTTATCTACAAAGTAAGGCAAGTAATCTCTCCTTGCGATTTTTATTAGTACATACATTAGCTCATATTCTTATAAAAGAGTTTGAGTTTAGTTGCGGTTACCCTGCTGCTTCCCTTTCAGAAAGAATTTATGTGAAGGAAGGAGACGGAGGAATGGCAGGTTTCTTAATTTATACTACAGAGGGTAGCCAAGGCAGTATGGGTGGTTTAACATCTCAGGCTAAACCTCAAAAGCTCTTTCAATTAATTGAAAGAGCACTTGTAAGGGCATCAGATTGTCCATCTGACCCAATTTGCTGGCAAGCTGAAGGATTAGTAAATGAAAAGCTTAGTGGAGCAGCATGTTTTTCTTGTGCTGATGTGAGTGAAACTTCATGCGAGTATCAAAACCTAATGTTGGATAGAAGAATATTAGTAGATGATTTATTTGGCTTTTTCAGATCAGATAGTTCTGAATATTTAATTAATAGCGGAAGTACACATGAGCAAGTTCTGGGATAA
- a CDS encoding HipA N-terminal domain-containing protein — protein sequence MPDYLSVDAPKPVSLTLSLQCGPFRSNTLFPFFDCLVPEGLLLDIA from the coding sequence ATCCCCGACTATCTTTCCGTTGATGCTCCCAAACCCGTTAGTCTAACACTCTCCCTACAATGCGGCCCATTTAGAAGCAACACGCTGTTTCCTTTCTTCGATTGCCTTGTACCGGAAGGTTTGTTGCTGGACATTGCCTAA